The genomic region GATTTTCCGGGGCTGGGGTTACTTCGACATTGACTACATCCTGCTGACCTCGGCCACGGTCCAGACCCCGGCCAAACCGGCCAAAACGCTTTCCGACCCCGCCGCGACGGCCTCCGCCCGCAACCTGTTTTCGTATCTGGTCGATCAGTACGGCACCAAAGTCATTTCCGGGCAGCAGGACGACGTAGAGTACATTCTGGAAAAAACCGGCAAAGAGCCCGCCATCGGAGCCTTTGACCTGATCGACTATTCGCCGACCCGCGTACAGAACGGCGCCAAACCCGTCCGCAGCAGCGAAGCCTGCATCGACTGGGCAAAAAAAGGGGACGGCCGCGGCATCATCAGCCTGATGTGGCACTGGAACGCCCCGACCGACCTCATCAACCAGGCACCCGATAAACTCTGGTGGAGCGGCTTTTACACCCGCGCGACCACCTTCGACCTGTCGGCGGCCCTGGCCGATAAAAACAGCGAACGGTACCAGCTTTTGCTGCGTGACATCGACGCTATTGCCGTTCAGCTCAAAAAGTTTGAGGCGGCCGACGTGCCCGTACTCTGGCGGCCGCTGCACGAAGCCCCCGGCGGCTGGTTCTGGTGGGGTGCCAAAGGCCCCGAGCTGTTCAGGCAGCTCTGGCGACTGCTCTACGACCGCCTGACAATCCACCACCGGCTGCACAACCTGATCTGGGTCTACACCGGCACCGACACGGTCAGCCCCGACTGGTACCCTGGCGACGCCTATGTGGACATCGTCGGACTGGACATTTACACCGATCCGGCCGCTACGCTCAGCGGACCCTGGGAGGCCGCCCTGGCGCAGTTCAACGGCAAGAAACTCATTACGCTCTCGGAAATCGGCCACCTGCCCCGGCCCGAAAACATCCGCGGCCTCGGCACCTGGTGGTCGTGGTTCGCCGTCTGGACCGGCCCTGACTGGATCAAAAAACAGCCGCTGGACCTGCTCAAAGCGGTTTTCACGGATGCCGACGTCATCACCCGCGACGAACTGCCGGACTGGCGCATCCCGGCGGCCCCGGTCGTGACGGGAGTCGAACGGCCCTACGAAGTGTGCCTGCTCGGTAATCCGGCGACGGGCGGCACGGCGGAAGTCGAAATTCGCAACGCGCAGGGACTGCCTCTTTCCATCCGCCTGACCGACGGGCAGGGGCGGCCGCTTCTGGAAAGAATGGTAACGCCGACCGGCGCATCGGCCCGGTATGCACTGCCCCTCGAATCGGCTCCGGGACTGTATTTCATTCGGGTTAGTAGTCCGAAAGGCGCTGATACTTTGAGGATTGTAAAGCCCTGATAACTGTATTCCATCGTCCGAATCCATGAAACGTTTTTCGATTCTTTTTCTAATCTTCCTCTCCACAACGGCTTTTGCCCAGGTGCGGCTGGCCCGGGTGTTTTCCGACCATGTGGTTTTGCAGCGGCAGCAGCCCATTCCGGTCTGGGGCTGGGCCAAACCCGGCGAAAAGGTGAGCGTGGCGCTTGCCGGTCAGACGCAATCGGTCAAAGCCGGAACCGACGGCAAATGGACCGTCCGGTTTGCTCCGCTCGAAGCGGGCGGGCCGCACACGCTTTCGGTAACGGCCAAATCGGGCAAAGCCGCGGCCTCGGATGTACTCATCGGCGAAGTCTGGCTTTGTTCGGGTCAGTCGAACATGGAATGGCCGGTGAAGCTGGCCGATAATTTTGCGGTGGAAAAAGGAAACGCAAACTTCCCACAAATCCGGCATTTTTTCGTCAGCCACGAAATGGCCCTGACGCCCGAAGCGGACCTCAAAAACGGCG from Tellurirhabdus rosea harbors:
- a CDS encoding glycosyl hydrolase, with protein sequence MPHLSCTLLFFLSFFFFNTTFAATPIRVEAETGTLSGVEVATSTTGFSGTGYVTGFDAETDQLRLAFNAPAGLYEISIGYRSPFGEKGVEFRLNDVRSSGTFRQTSTFSSHSLGKFLLKDGPQTLTIFRGWGYFDIDYILLTSATVQTPAKPAKTLSDPAATASARNLFSYLVDQYGTKVISGQQDDVEYILEKTGKEPAIGAFDLIDYSPTRVQNGAKPVRSSEACIDWAKKGDGRGIISLMWHWNAPTDLINQAPDKLWWSGFYTRATTFDLSAALADKNSERYQLLLRDIDAIAVQLKKFEAADVPVLWRPLHEAPGGWFWWGAKGPELFRQLWRLLYDRLTIHHRLHNLIWVYTGTDTVSPDWYPGDAYVDIVGLDIYTDPAATLSGPWEAALAQFNGKKLITLSEIGHLPRPENIRGLGTWWSWFAVWTGPDWIKKQPLDLLKAVFTDADVITRDELPDWRIPAAPVVTGVERPYEVCLLGNPATGGTAEVEIRNAQGLPLSIRLTDGQGRPLLERMVTPTGASARYALPLESAPGLYFIRVSSPKGADTLRIVKP